A DNA window from Leptolyngbya sp. KIOST-1 contains the following coding sequences:
- a CDS encoding heavy metal-binding domain-containing protein translates to MIVTTGPNVDGRQVIQYCGIVNGEAILGANIFKDFFAGIRDVVGGRSGAYEHSLRQARNTAIKEMMQAAKELGADAIIAVDIDYESIEINNGGNMLMVAASGTAVRLA, encoded by the coding sequence ATGATCGTAACCACAGGCCCTAACGTTGACGGGCGCCAGGTGATTCAGTACTGCGGCATTGTGAATGGCGAGGCTATTTTGGGGGCCAATATTTTCAAGGACTTCTTTGCCGGGATTCGGGATGTGGTGGGCGGGCGATCGGGGGCCTACGAGCACTCGCTGCGCCAGGCCCGCAACACTGCGATCAAAGAAATGATGCAGGCCGCCAAGGAGCTGGGGGCCGATGCCATCATCGCCGTGGACATCGACTACGAGTCGATTGAAATCAACAACGGCGGCAACATGTTGATGGTGGCGGCCAGCGGTACGGCGGTGCGGCTGGCCTAG
- the nadC gene encoding carboxylating nicotinate-nucleotide diphosphorylase, with the protein MSSDTAFSLLDFALDDQLRAWLQEDVGRGDWTTNGLGALAQRSGEAIWVTRAGGVVAGLPLAQHLFQQLDADLSFEPLVSEGEACTPNTTLAKISGSLAALLTGERVALNLVMRLSGIATATRQYVDQLANSPTQFVDTRKTTPGLRQLEKYASRVGGAINHRMGLDDAVMIKDNHIAAAGGIRAAVAQIRPAVPYPITIEVETSSLEQVDEAIACAVDIIMLDNMPPAIMQVAVERIRAAKPAVKIEASGNVSLETLGPIAATGVDFISSSAPITRSPWLDISMQVLNAHAVS; encoded by the coding sequence ATGTCCTCAGATACTGCTTTTTCCCTACTCGACTTTGCTCTCGATGACCAGTTGCGGGCCTGGCTGCAAGAAGACGTAGGCCGTGGCGACTGGACCACCAATGGTTTAGGAGCCCTGGCCCAGCGCTCGGGTGAAGCCATCTGGGTTACCCGTGCCGGAGGGGTGGTGGCGGGGCTACCCCTGGCCCAACACCTGTTTCAGCAGCTGGATGCTGACCTCAGCTTTGAGCCCTTGGTCAGCGAGGGGGAAGCCTGTACCCCGAACACCACCCTGGCCAAAATCAGTGGCTCTCTGGCCGCCCTGCTGACTGGCGAACGGGTGGCGCTCAACCTGGTCATGCGACTGAGCGGCATTGCCACCGCCACTCGCCAGTACGTGGACCAACTGGCCAACAGCCCTACCCAGTTTGTCGATACCCGCAAGACCACCCCAGGCCTACGTCAGCTCGAAAAGTATGCCAGTCGGGTTGGCGGTGCCATCAACCACCGCATGGGTCTCGACGACGCGGTGATGATTAAGGACAACCACATTGCTGCCGCTGGGGGCATTCGGGCAGCGGTGGCTCAGATTCGACCCGCCGTTCCATACCCCATCACCATCGAGGTCGAAACCAGTTCTCTGGAGCAGGTGGATGAGGCGATCGCCTGCGCGGTGGACATCATTATGCTCGACAACATGCCGCCAGCGATCATGCAGGTCGCGGTGGAGCGGATCCGGGCCGCAAAACCAGCGGTTAAAATCGAGGCCTCTGGTAACGTTTCCCTGGAGACCCTGGGCCCCATTGCCGCAACGGGGGTAGATTTTATCTCCAGCAGCGCCCCCATTACCCGATCGCCGTGGCTAGATATCAGTATGCAGGTTTTGAACGCTCACGCTGTTTCCTGA
- a CDS encoding 4a-hydroxytetrahydrobiopterin dehydratase — protein MATLLSDRDIQTQLSQLPDWNLDGKAITCTRTFKDFVTAIDFVNQLVEPAETAGHHPDLQISYNRVVINLSTHDAGGLTEKDFAMAKTISALG, from the coding sequence ATGGCCACTCTACTCAGCGATCGCGACATCCAGACTCAGCTCAGCCAACTCCCCGACTGGAACCTGGACGGCAAAGCCATTACCTGCACGCGCACCTTCAAAGACTTCGTGACCGCCATTGACTTTGTTAACCAGCTGGTGGAACCCGCAGAGACCGCCGGGCATCACCCTGACCTACAAATTTCCTACAACCGTGTGGTGATCAACCTCTCCACCCACGATGCTGGCGGGCTCACCGAAAAAGATTTTGCCATGGCCAAGACCATCTCCGCTTTAGGCTAG
- a CDS encoding iron uptake porin gives MTKLVWQSLLAVPVALGATAVSGAAIAAESAVTSQVSNFDQNSVQLAQITSVSELTDVLPSDWAFQALQSLVENYGCIQGYPDRTFRGQRSLTRFEFAAGLNACLDVIATLIAQSGINPDDLAAIRRLQQEFQAELATLRGRVDALEAETATLRAQQFSTTTKLRGQADFHLVTPFDTIPGQTSTSVASRARLNFDSSFTGRDRLRIRLQSADGNAIQPLSGLSNASSPAGFNVTVDDFYYSFPLGNRITVTAAARGLSGDDWVTSTIVPFDGPSVLDAGGPQFYGSGGSSSNGAGLGISFALTDSIVLDAGYTAGNAGATNPAVGLFAAANQSYIAQLSFIPDGFFNAAVTYMHNDRSSIFALNNTGVAAPAGATDTFAGLLKLDFGGFFIAGHGAFQSFNGGDDFSWNAGVGFNNFLVEGSQFGVYGGQLPQLATYTDNPFVVEGYWDVPVSRFLRVTPSLIYGDAKLAGVTDNTGFWGAIRATFRF, from the coding sequence ATGACTAAGCTAGTCTGGCAATCTTTGCTAGCTGTACCCGTTGCTCTGGGCGCTACCGCCGTCTCTGGCGCTGCGATCGCGGCTGAATCCGCTGTTACCTCCCAGGTCAGCAACTTCGACCAAAATTCTGTTCAACTCGCTCAAATCACCAGCGTCTCGGAACTGACCGATGTGCTGCCCTCCGACTGGGCTTTCCAGGCGCTGCAAAGTCTGGTTGAGAACTATGGCTGTATTCAGGGTTACCCCGATCGCACCTTCCGCGGTCAGCGCAGCCTCACCCGCTTCGAGTTCGCTGCTGGTCTAAATGCCTGTCTGGACGTGATCGCTACCCTGATTGCCCAGTCCGGCATCAACCCCGACGACCTGGCCGCCATCCGCCGTCTGCAGCAAGAGTTCCAGGCTGAATTGGCTACCCTGCGCGGTCGCGTCGACGCCCTGGAAGCTGAGACTGCTACCCTGCGGGCTCAACAGTTCTCCACTACCACCAAACTGCGGGGTCAGGCTGACTTCCACCTGGTGACCCCCTTCGACACCATCCCTGGCCAAACCAGCACCAGCGTGGCCAGCCGCGCCCGCCTGAACTTCGACTCCAGCTTCACGGGCCGCGATCGCCTGCGCATTCGTTTGCAGTCTGCCGATGGCAACGCCATTCAACCCCTGAGCGGTTTGTCCAATGCCAGCAGCCCCGCCGGGTTTAACGTCACCGTGGACGACTTCTACTACAGCTTCCCCTTGGGTAACCGCATCACCGTTACCGCCGCTGCTCGGGGCCTGTCCGGCGATGACTGGGTAACCAGCACCATCGTGCCCTTCGACGGTCCCTCCGTACTGGATGCGGGCGGTCCCCAGTTCTACGGCAGTGGCGGCAGCAGCTCCAACGGCGCTGGTCTCGGCATCAGCTTTGCCCTGACCGACAGCATAGTGCTGGATGCGGGCTACACCGCTGGCAATGCCGGGGCTACCAACCCTGCCGTGGGTCTTTTTGCCGCTGCCAACCAGAGCTACATCGCCCAGCTCAGCTTCATTCCCGACGGTTTCTTTAATGCCGCCGTCACCTACATGCACAACGATCGCTCCTCGATCTTTGCCCTCAACAACACTGGCGTTGCCGCTCCCGCCGGAGCCACCGATACCTTTGCTGGCCTGCTGAAGCTTGACTTCGGCGGGTTCTTCATTGCTGGTCATGGGGCTTTCCAGAGCTTTAACGGCGGTGACGACTTCAGCTGGAACGCCGGGGTCGGCTTCAACAACTTCCTGGTCGAAGGGTCGCAGTTTGGCGTCTATGGCGGTCAGCTGCCCCAGCTGGCTACCTATACCGACAATCCCTTCGTCGTGGAAGGCTACTGGGATGTCCCGGTTAGCCGCTTCCTGCGGGTCACTCCGTCGCTGATCTACGGCGATGCCAAGCTGGCTGGCGTTACCGACAACACTGGCTTCTGGGGCGCGATTCGAGCCACCTTCCGGTTCTAG
- a CDS encoding iron uptake porin, translating to MAKLFWQSLLAVPAALGAAVAVSGSAIAAESAVTTQVSNFDQEPIQLAQITSVSELTDVLPSDWAFQALQSLVENYGCIQGYPDRTFRGQRSLTRFEFAAGLNACLDVIATLIAQSGINPDDLATIRRLQEEFQAELATLRGRVDALEAETATLRAQQFSTTTKLRGQADFHLVTPFDTLPTDTSTSVAARARLNFDSSFTGNDRLRIRLQSGQGDAATGFGLANAGGADYNVTVDDFYYSFPLGNRVTVTAAARGLAADDWVTSTILPYDGPGVFDPSGPLFYDFGGSSSNGAGLGVSIAFTDSLILDAGYTAGNAGATSPGVGLFAAANQSYIAQLNLLTDGFFNAAATYLHSDGVAIGVPGSTDTFAGLVNLDFGGFFLAGHGAFTSFEGGDTFSWSAGAGFNNFLAEGTQLGVYVGEAPSVGNKPFFVEGYYEIPFNQFLTVTPSLFYGDTRDAAGGDTTGFWGALRATFRF from the coding sequence ATGGCTAAACTATTTTGGCAATCTCTGCTAGCTGTGCCCGCTGCTCTGGGCGCGGCTGTCGCCGTCTCTGGCTCTGCGATCGCGGCTGAATCCGCTGTCACCACCCAGGTCAGCAACTTCGATCAAGAGCCCATCCAGCTGGCTCAAATCACCAGCGTTTCAGAACTGACCGACGTACTGCCCTCCGACTGGGCCTTCCAGGCGCTGCAAAGTCTGGTTGAGAACTACGGCTGTATTCAGGGTTACCCCGACCGCACCTTCCGCGGTCAGCGCAGCCTCACCCGCTTCGAGTTCGCCGCCGGTTTGAATGCTTGCTTGGACGTGATCGCCACCCTGATCGCCCAGTCCGGCATCAACCCCGACGACCTGGCCACCATTCGTCGTCTGCAAGAAGAGTTCCAGGCTGAGCTAGCTACCCTGCGCGGTCGCGTTGACGCCCTGGAAGCTGAGACCGCTACCCTGCGTGCCCAGCAGTTCTCCACCACCACCAAACTGCGTGGTCAGGCTGACTTCCACTTGGTGACCCCTTTTGACACTCTGCCCACCGACACCAGCACCAGCGTTGCTGCTCGGGCTCGCCTGAACTTTGACTCCAGCTTCACCGGCAACGACCGCCTGCGGATTCGTCTGCAGTCTGGCCAGGGCGATGCTGCTACCGGCTTTGGTCTTGCCAATGCTGGTGGTGCTGACTATAACGTCACCGTCGATGACTTCTACTACAGCTTCCCCCTCGGCAACCGCGTCACTGTGACCGCTGCTGCTCGCGGATTGGCAGCCGATGACTGGGTTACCAGCACAATCCTGCCCTACGATGGTCCTGGTGTGTTTGATCCCAGTGGTCCTCTCTTCTACGACTTCGGCGGCAGCTCTTCCAACGGCGCTGGTCTGGGCGTCAGCATTGCCTTCACCGACAGCCTGATTCTGGACGCTGGCTACACCGCTGGCAACGCCGGTGCGACCAGTCCTGGTGTGGGTCTCTTCGCTGCGGCTAACCAGAGCTACATCGCTCAGCTCAACCTGCTGACCGATGGCTTCTTCAATGCCGCTGCTACCTACCTGCACAGTGATGGCGTTGCCATCGGTGTTCCCGGTTCTACCGATACCTTTGCTGGTCTGGTTAACCTTGACTTCGGTGGGTTCTTCCTGGCTGGCCACGGGGCATTCACCAGCTTCGAAGGTGGCGACACCTTTAGCTGGAGTGCTGGTGCTGGATTCAACAACTTCCTGGCTGAAGGTACCCAACTGGGTGTCTATGTTGGTGAAGCTCCGTCTGTTGGCAACAAGCCCTTCTTCGTGGAAGGCTACTACGAGATCCCCTTCAACCAGTTCCTGACCGTGACCCCCTCGCTGTTCTACGGCGACACCCGCGATGCTGCTGGTGGCGACACCACCGGCTTCTGGGGTGCTCTCCGGGCCACCTTCCGGTTCTAG
- a CDS encoding gamma-glutamylcyclotransferase yields MNTPCHLFVYGTLKPGERAFEPFCAPHLVASQQALAMGRLYHLPLGYPAMTREAGWVQGVLLTFPSAACLQPIDAFEDYDPDRPAASEYQRDRHPVFTPQRQPLCTAWIYTMTRDRVIALDGQWLPDGYWTDANPR; encoded by the coding sequence ATGAATACTCCCTGCCACTTGTTTGTTTACGGCACGCTAAAACCTGGGGAAAGGGCATTTGAGCCGTTCTGTGCTCCTCACCTGGTGGCCAGCCAGCAGGCCCTGGCAATGGGTCGACTCTACCATTTGCCCCTGGGTTATCCGGCCATGACGCGGGAAGCGGGCTGGGTACAGGGAGTACTGCTGACGTTTCCCAGCGCCGCCTGCCTGCAACCCATTGACGCCTTTGAAGACTATGACCCCGATCGCCCCGCAGCCAGCGAATACCAGCGCGATCGCCACCCGGTGTTTACACCGCAGCGGCAACCCCTGTGCACCGCCTGGATTTACACCATGACCCGCGATCGCGTCATTGCTCTAGATGGGCAATGGTTACCCGATGGATACTGGACTGACGCCAACCCACGATGA
- a CDS encoding UDP-glucuronic acid decarboxylase family protein yields MRILVTGGAGFIGSHLIDRLLTAGHEVICLDNFYTGHRHNLLHWLDHPYFEVIRHDVTEPIRLEVDQIYHLACPASPVHYQYNPVKTIKTNVMGTLNMLGLAKRVKARFLLASTSEVYGDPEVHPQTEDYRGNVNPIGIRSCYDEGKRVAETLAFDYHRQNNVDIRVARIFNTYGPRMLENDGRVVSNFVVQALQGNPLTVYGSGAQTRSFCYVSDLVEGLMRLMNGDYIGPVNLGNPDEYTILQLAQAVQSMVNPDAELIYKPLPQDDPQRRKPDITRAKTFLDWSPTVPLQDGLKLTIDDFRDRLTRQGTTADLQSTVHSMAG; encoded by the coding sequence ATGAGAATTTTAGTCACCGGTGGAGCTGGATTTATTGGCTCCCACTTAATTGACCGCCTGCTGACCGCTGGCCACGAAGTTATCTGCCTGGATAACTTCTACACCGGCCATCGGCACAATCTGCTTCACTGGCTCGACCACCCCTACTTTGAGGTCATTCGCCACGATGTTACAGAGCCCATTCGGCTTGAGGTAGACCAAATTTATCATCTGGCCTGTCCGGCTTCACCCGTGCACTACCAGTACAACCCGGTTAAGACCATCAAAACCAACGTGATGGGCACCCTCAATATGCTGGGCTTGGCGAAACGGGTTAAAGCTCGGTTTTTGCTGGCCTCAACCTCCGAGGTCTACGGCGACCCTGAGGTGCATCCCCAGACCGAAGACTACCGGGGCAATGTCAATCCCATTGGCATTCGCAGTTGCTACGACGAAGGCAAACGCGTTGCCGAAACTCTGGCCTTTGACTACCACCGCCAAAACAATGTCGATATTCGGGTAGCGCGCATTTTCAACACCTACGGTCCCCGGATGCTGGAAAACGATGGCCGCGTGGTGAGCAACTTTGTCGTGCAGGCGCTCCAGGGCAATCCCCTTACGGTTTACGGTAGCGGTGCGCAGACCCGCAGTTTTTGCTATGTCTCGGACCTGGTAGAAGGGCTGATGCGGCTGATGAATGGTGACTACATTGGCCCGGTAAACCTTGGCAATCCCGATGAGTACACGATTTTGCAGCTGGCCCAGGCGGTGCAGTCGATGGTCAACCCTGACGCTGAGCTGATTTATAAGCCGTTGCCCCAGGATGACCCCCAGCGGCGTAAGCCCGATATTACCCGGGCAAAAACTTTTCTGGACTGGAGCCCAACGGTGCCCCTGCAGGATGGACTGAAGCTGACCATCGACGATTTCCGCGATCGCTTAACCCGGCAAGGAACAACTGCGGACCTGCAATCGACCGTACATTCTATGGCGGGCTGA
- a CDS encoding UDP-glucose dehydrogenase family protein, translating to MRVCVIGTGYVGLVTGVCLAHVGHDVVCIDVNEEKVKLMQSGQSPIFEPGLSELMKSSMAAGHLQFSTDLKAGVEHGDVLFIAVGTPALPTGESDTRYVEAVAKGIGTHLNGGYKVIVNKSTVPIGSGDWVRMIVLDGVAERQLVPVPAGGIPETTHPEVVADFDVVSNPEFLREGSAVYDTFNPDRIVLGSNSPRAIALMKELYTPIVERQFAEDPGAAPVPVLVTDLSSAEMVKYASNAFLATKISFINEVANICDRVGADVTQVAQGIGLDSRIGKKFLQAGIGWGGSCFPKDVAALIHTADDYGYEAQLLKAAVDVNNRQRQITLEKLQQVLKILKGKTVGLLGLTFKPDTDDLRDAPSLILIEQLNRLGAKVKAYDPIVSQSGLRHGLTGVIVETDATHLADHCDALVLVTDWQQFQELDYADMAQRMNSPILIDGRNFLDRETLVRAGFQYHGIGR from the coding sequence ATGCGGGTATGTGTGATTGGCACTGGTTATGTCGGTCTGGTGACTGGCGTGTGTCTGGCTCACGTGGGCCACGATGTTGTTTGTATTGATGTCAATGAGGAAAAAGTTAAGCTCATGCAGTCCGGGCAGTCGCCCATCTTTGAACCTGGTCTGTCTGAGCTGATGAAGTCGTCGATGGCGGCGGGCCATCTCCAGTTCTCAACCGATCTGAAGGCTGGGGTTGAGCATGGGGATGTGCTGTTTATCGCCGTGGGGACGCCAGCCCTGCCCACTGGCGAAAGCGATACTCGCTATGTAGAAGCCGTGGCTAAGGGCATTGGCACCCATCTCAACGGCGGTTACAAAGTGATTGTGAATAAGTCTACGGTGCCCATTGGCTCTGGCGACTGGGTCCGCATGATTGTGCTCGATGGGGTGGCCGAGCGCCAGCTTGTCCCAGTACCGGCCGGTGGTATTCCTGAAACCACTCACCCTGAGGTGGTGGCCGACTTTGATGTGGTCAGCAATCCTGAGTTTTTGCGGGAGGGCTCGGCGGTGTACGACACCTTCAACCCCGATCGCATTGTGCTGGGCAGCAACAGCCCCCGCGCTATTGCCCTGATGAAAGAGCTGTACACCCCCATCGTTGAGCGACAGTTTGCCGAAGATCCTGGCGCAGCCCCGGTGCCAGTGCTGGTGACCGACCTCAGCTCGGCGGAAATGGTGAAGTATGCTTCTAACGCCTTTTTGGCGACCAAGATCAGCTTTATCAACGAAGTGGCCAATATCTGCGATCGCGTCGGTGCCGATGTCACCCAGGTGGCCCAGGGCATTGGTCTGGATTCTCGGATTGGCAAAAAGTTCTTGCAGGCGGGCATTGGCTGGGGTGGTTCCTGTTTTCCTAAGGACGTGGCGGCCCTGATTCACACCGCTGACGACTACGGCTACGAGGCTCAGTTGCTCAAGGCGGCCGTTGATGTCAACAACCGCCAGCGCCAGATTACCCTGGAGAAGCTTCAGCAGGTGCTGAAAATTCTCAAGGGCAAAACCGTGGGCCTGCTGGGGCTAACCTTTAAGCCGGACACCGACGATCTGCGCGATGCGCCATCGTTGATTCTGATCGAGCAGCTCAATCGCCTGGGGGCCAAGGTCAAAGCCTACGACCCGATTGTGTCCCAGAGCGGGCTGCGCCACGGGCTAACCGGGGTTATTGTTGAAACCGATGCCACCCATCTGGCCGATCACTGCGATGCCCTGGTGCTGGTGACCGACTGGCAGCAGTTTCAGGAGCTGGACTATGCCGATATGGCCCAGCGCATGAACAGCCCAATCCTGATTGACGGCCGCAACTTCCTCGACCGGGAGACTTTGGTTCGGGCTGGCTTCCAATACCACGGCATTGGCCGTTAG
- a CDS encoding SWIM zinc finger family protein, with amino-acid sequence MTSYQSSSAPAYALEDEAWWVQRWVELLNTYRFKKRLERGRIYAREGHILSLEYKGSKVTALVQGTAEEPYKLSIWLDAFSDEDWNYVIDSLSEQAIYSAQLLAGEMPAEIEAVFTANGLSLYPFNLSEVHSKCSCPDPKNPCKHIAAVYYQLGDFFREDPFVLFQLRGRSRDSILDALRQRRQSSTAQATVPLADEPETDIAPKAVASSPDLQRFWAYDQPLDSELVVITPTETTVLDVLGKMPLPPEDAPVVMGHLKDIYQAVAQQAMMQALG; translated from the coding sequence ATGACCTCTTACCAGTCTTCCTCTGCGCCAGCCTACGCCCTTGAAGACGAAGCCTGGTGGGTGCAGCGCTGGGTTGAGTTGCTCAATACCTACCGGTTCAAAAAGCGGCTGGAGCGGGGACGTATCTACGCCCGCGAGGGCCATATCCTCAGCCTGGAGTACAAGGGGTCGAAGGTGACGGCCCTGGTTCAGGGGACCGCCGAAGAACCTTACAAACTCTCTATCTGGCTCGATGCCTTTAGCGACGAAGACTGGAACTACGTCATTGACTCGCTATCGGAGCAGGCGATTTATTCAGCGCAACTCCTGGCTGGTGAGATGCCGGCTGAAATCGAAGCGGTCTTTACGGCTAATGGGCTCAGCCTGTATCCCTTCAACCTGTCAGAAGTCCACTCGAAGTGCAGCTGCCCCGACCCTAAAAACCCCTGCAAACATATTGCGGCGGTGTATTACCAGCTGGGCGATTTCTTTCGGGAAGATCCCTTTGTGCTGTTTCAGCTACGGGGCCGCAGCCGCGACAGTATCCTGGACGCCCTGCGGCAGCGGCGGCAGAGCAGTACAGCCCAGGCCACCGTTCCCCTGGCCGATGAGCCTGAAACGGACATTGCCCCTAAAGCGGTGGCTAGCAGCCCTGACTTACAGCGGTTTTGGGCCTATGATCAACCCCTGGACTCAGAGCTGGTGGTGATTACCCCGACCGAGACAACGGTGCTGGATGTGCTGGGCAAAATGCCGCTACCGCCAGAGGATGCCCCGGTGGTGATGGGGCATCTAAAAGACATTTACCAGGCGGTGGCCCAACAGGCGATGATGCAGGCTTTGGGTTAG
- a CDS encoding HpsJ family protein, whose amino-acid sequence MTSEPAAPSSVVSPLAAIALKVAGAIAILSALLDFFILLIPPNLTNVQWQLATTTQLVDRGIVPLIGIALLLVGLWVDNSVGRTPQRKSLTSDLRFWACALASLLGLVYLLLILLHLNAVRLSSQQALAQVSTEAGEAAAQLQQRLSAELTQQQSQLGAILNNEDLLAQAIEGGQLPPDIQQYRNNPEGLSQFLQQRADQAQQQIETEIGTRRVAAERQVRVEAWRSGIRISVISLLLAAGFSIVGWLGLRRLLSLTRSA is encoded by the coding sequence ATGACTTCAGAACCCGCAGCCCCCAGCTCGGTGGTATCTCCCCTAGCCGCGATCGCCCTCAAGGTAGCTGGCGCGATCGCCATTTTGTCAGCTCTGTTAGACTTTTTCATTCTGCTCATTCCCCCCAACCTGACCAATGTGCAGTGGCAGCTGGCAACCACAACTCAGCTGGTCGATCGCGGCATTGTTCCCCTGATTGGGATTGCCCTGCTGCTGGTGGGGCTCTGGGTCGATAACTCCGTTGGCCGCACCCCTCAGCGCAAGAGCCTGACCAGCGATCTGCGGTTTTGGGCCTGTGCTCTGGCCAGCCTGCTGGGGCTCGTCTACTTGCTGCTCATTCTGCTGCACCTCAACGCGGTGAGGCTGTCCAGCCAGCAGGCCTTGGCCCAGGTCAGCACCGAAGCTGGCGAAGCCGCCGCCCAGCTTCAGCAGCGCCTGTCCGCCGAACTCACTCAGCAGCAATCCCAGCTAGGGGCCATCCTCAACAATGAAGATCTCCTGGCTCAGGCGATCGAAGGCGGACAGCTGCCCCCCGACATTCAGCAGTATCGCAACAACCCCGAAGGGCTGAGCCAGTTTCTTCAGCAGCGGGCCGACCAGGCGCAGCAGCAAATTGAAACCGAAATTGGCACCCGCCGGGTTGCCGCTGAGCGCCAGGTTAGGGTCGAAGCCTGGCGATCGGGTATTCGCATTTCTGTGATCAGCCTCCTGCTGGCCGCGGGCTTCTCCATCGTCGGCTGGCTGGGACTCAGACGGCTGCTCTCGCTGACGCGATCGGCCTAG
- a CDS encoding peptide ABC transporter substrate-binding protein encodes MSRSGFRTVLLVAAAGLALATTVTCSQSTELATAPTAEPAAVAAPERDPQTLRLLYSRSAVTLNPHLATGFQDFEAARIVYEPLASYNQAGELVPFLADDIPSLENGGVAADGTSVTWTLRPDVTWSDGEPFTADDVVFTFEFIRNPVVAAATAQYYEGVERVEAIDNYTVKITFATPNPAWSVPFTGQIGLILPRHIFEEHNGPNARDALANLQPVGTGPYQAVGFESGTVIYEPNPSYWGGRPGFQRVELVGGLAPYAAAREVLQTNEADFAHNLQVEAEALSQLETDASGHVSHLFGSQVERIMLNFAHPFARTEEGERSSPQIPHPYFSDLRVRQAINLAIDRDTIAKTLYGTAGKPTAQLLVAPLDYQSEAIAYTYDLERAKALLDEAGWVDTNGDGLREKDGMALEVLFQAAVNPVRQKTQAIVSESLTELGVDVQIARVRMDEFFSADPKDTGSLNHFFADMQVYSIGNESPDPSTYMGWWTCAKMASQANQWQEPNNARYCNPEYDRLWAEARQELDPDRRAELFQQMNELLAADVAVIPVVHRAMTNAVSDRLTNVEFTPWDASTWAIKDWRPLPSDS; translated from the coding sequence ATGAGCAGATCAGGGTTTCGTACCGTTCTTCTGGTGGCCGCCGCCGGTTTGGCCCTAGCCACCACGGTTACCTGCAGTCAATCTACCGAACTGGCCACCGCTCCAACCGCCGAGCCTGCAGCCGTAGCCGCCCCCGAGCGCGATCCGCAGACCCTGCGACTGCTCTACAGCCGCTCTGCCGTTACCCTCAACCCCCATCTGGCGACCGGCTTTCAGGATTTTGAGGCGGCCCGCATTGTCTACGAGCCCCTGGCCAGCTACAACCAGGCGGGGGAGCTAGTGCCCTTTCTGGCCGACGACATTCCCTCCCTGGAGAACGGCGGCGTTGCGGCCGATGGCACCTCCGTCACCTGGACCCTGCGCCCCGACGTCACCTGGTCTGACGGCGAACCCTTCACCGCCGACGATGTGGTGTTTACCTTTGAGTTTATTCGCAACCCGGTGGTGGCGGCGGCCACGGCCCAGTACTACGAAGGAGTAGAGCGGGTTGAGGCGATTGACAACTACACGGTCAAAATCACCTTCGCCACCCCCAACCCAGCCTGGTCGGTGCCGTTCACCGGGCAAATCGGCCTGATTTTGCCCCGCCACATTTTTGAAGAGCACAACGGCCCCAACGCCAGAGATGCCCTGGCCAATCTCCAACCCGTCGGCACCGGCCCTTACCAGGCCGTGGGGTTTGAGAGCGGCACCGTGATCTACGAGCCCAACCCCAGCTACTGGGGCGGACGGCCTGGGTTTCAGCGGGTAGAGCTGGTGGGCGGCCTGGCCCCCTACGCCGCCGCCCGCGAGGTGCTGCAAACCAATGAGGCCGATTTTGCCCACAACCTGCAGGTGGAGGCCGAGGCCCTCAGCCAGCTTGAGACCGACGCCAGTGGTCATGTGAGCCATCTGTTTGGCTCCCAGGTAGAGCGGATTATGCTGAATTTTGCTCACCCCTTTGCCCGCACCGAAGAGGGGGAACGATCGAGCCCTCAAATTCCGCACCCCTACTTCAGCGACCTGCGGGTGCGCCAGGCCATCAACCTGGCGATCGATCGCGACACCATTGCCAAAACCCTCTACGGCACCGCCGGAAAACCCACCGCTCAGCTGCTGGTAGCCCCCCTCGACTACCAGTCTGAGGCGATCGCCTACACCTATGACCTGGAGCGGGCCAAGGCCCTGCTGGATGAAGCGGGATGGGTAGACACCAACGGTGACGGCCTGCGCGAAAAAGATGGGATGGCCCTGGAGGTCCTGTTTCAGGCGGCGGTGAACCCGGTGCGCCAAAAGACCCAGGCTATTGTCAGCGAGAGCCTCACCGAGCTGGGGGTAGACGTGCAAATTGCGCGGGTGCGGATGGATGAATTTTTCTCCGCTGACCCCAAGGATACCGGCAGTCTGAATCACTTTTTTGCCGACATGCAGGTGTATTCCATCGGCAACGAGAGCCCCGACCCCAGCACCTATATGGGCTGGTGGACCTGTGCCAAAATGGCCTCCCAGGCCAACCAGTGGCAGGAGCCCAACAACGCCCGCTACTGCAATCCCGAGTACGATCGCCTCTGGGCCGAAGCCCGACAGGAACTCGACCCCGATCGCCGCGCCGAGCTATTTCAGCAGATGAATGAACTGCTGGCGGCGGATGTGGCGGTGATTCCAGTGGTGCATCGGGCCATGACCAATGCGGTCAGCGATCGCCTCACCAATGTCGAGTTCACCCCCTGGGACGCCAGCACCTGGGCGATCAAAGACTGGCGTCCTCTCCCCAGCGATTCCTGA